The proteins below are encoded in one region of Corvus hawaiiensis isolate bCorHaw1 chromosome 3, bCorHaw1.pri.cur, whole genome shotgun sequence:
- the ITSN2 gene encoding intersectin-2 isoform X4, with product MMAQFPAAVNGGPNIWAITSEERAKHDKQFDSLKPTGGYITGDQARTFFLQSGLPSSILAEIWTLSDLNKDGKMDQLEFSIAMKLIKLKLQGQHLPSVLPPVMKQTPVFSPLMSARFGMGSMPNLSMPTSVSAITPLAPMSLTSMSSIPPLVISAPLVPSVSTSSLPNGTSSLLQPLSVPFSSTLPHTGSLGPMAGGFGASSMQKAQSLIDLGSSSSNSSSSASLAGNSPKITSSDWAVPQASRLKYRQKFNSLDKSMSGYLSGFQARNALLQSNLSQTQLATIWSLADIDGDGQLKADEFVLAMHLTDMAKAGQPLPLTLPLELVPPSFRSGKYAENINGTLPSYQPVQEEEPQKKQPVTFEDKRKANYERGNMELEKRRQVLLEQQQREAERKAQKEREEQERRERERQEQERKRQLEMERQLERQRELERQREEERRKEIERREAAKQELERQRRLEWERIRRQELLNQRNREQEEIVKLTSKKKSLNLELEALTDKHQQISGRLQDIRSKKQMRKTELEALDRKYDQGIMEVKQLQQQLEDYQNKLIYLVPEKQLLSERIKNAQLDNTQSTGVNSVHKTSQEKEELCQRLKEQLDALEKETASKLAEMDEFNSQLKCENMDDSVLQCLLSLLSCLNNLFLLLKDLRERYSTQQLALEQLHRIKQDKIREVQKRRAELAQKKRLEDEAARKAKREKENRWQENIRREEEEKKKRLEEERMQEKVQEKLKAEEAAAMMRERENKQQLLAEEEKNRQAMILREVEQQRQRQLEEDKRKQEQIAKEAEERRKQNEEIKKIKEATNSQAVEKHTSKININEKFADLLKPTEGKSLKPPWKNEGNAVGAAESRNSIALVNYRALYPFEARNHDEMSFNTGDVIQVDEKTVGEPGWLYGSFQGHFGWFPCNYVEKIPEGEKALSPKKALLPPTVSLSTTSAASEPLSPSKSAEESDYQNIPFSSLNVNTAWQQKSAFTRTVSPGSVSPIHGQGQPIDNLKAQALCSWTAKKDNHLNFSKNDIITVLEQQENWWFGEVHGGRGWFPKSYVKLLPGSETKKEEPEAIYAAVNKRPNTQSYTAGEEYVALYSYSSSEPGDLTFTEGEEILVTQKEGEWWTGSIDNRTGIFPSNYVRPKDPDASSYAGKTGTINKKPEIAQVTTAYTASGTEQLSLAPGQLILILKKNASGWWQGELQARGKKRQKGWFPASHVKLLGPSSERTTSAAPSVCQVIAMYDYTANNEDELSFSKGQLINVLNKDDADWWQGEINGVTGLFPSNYVKMTTDSDPSQQ from the exons gaggGCCAAACATATGGGCCATCACCTCCGAAGAGCGGGCCAAGCATGACAAGCAGTTTGATAGCCTTAAACCCACAGGAGGTTACATTACAG GTGATCAAGCACGTACCTTTTTTTTGCAATCAGGTCTACCATCTTCAATCCTTGCTGAAATATG gaCACTCTCGGACCTGAACAAGGATGGAAAAATGGATCAACTGGAGTTCTCTATAGCCATGAAACTCATCAAGCTGAAATTGCAAGGACAGCACTTGCCTTCAGTTCTCCCTCCTGTCATGAAACAAACTCCAGTATTTTCACCACTAATGTCAGCTCGCTTTG GAATGGGTAGTATGCCAAATCTGTCCATGCCAACGTCTGTGTCTGCGATCACACCATTAGCTCCCATGTCTCTGACCTCCATGAGTTCCATTCCTCCTTTGGTTATCTCTGCTCCCCTGGTGCCTTCTGTCAGTACCTCCTCGTTGCCAAATGGAACATCCAGCCTTCTGCAGCCTTTGTCCGTACCTTTCTCCTCAA CGCTGCCTCATACTGGTTCTTTAGGCCCCATGGCAGGAGGATTTGGTGCTTCCAGTATGCAGAAGGCACAGTCACTAATTGATTTGGGATCTAGCAG TTCAAATTCTTCCTCTAGTGCATCACTAGCTGGGAATTCACCAAAGATTACGTCCTCAGACTGGGCAGTTCCTCAGGCCTCCAGATTAAAATACAGACAGAAATTTAACAGTCTTGATAAAAGTATGAGTGGATATTTATCAG GATTTCAAGCAAGGAATGCCCTTCTGCAATCAAATCTTTCACAGACTCAGCTGGCTACTATTTG GTCCCTGGCTGATATAGATGGAGATGGGCAGCTGAAGGCTGATGAGTTTGTGTTGGCCATGCACCTCACAGACATGGCCAAAGCTGGGCAGCCACTGCCCCTGACTCTGCCCCTCGAGCTGGTGCCACCTTCTTTCAG gagtggaaaatatgctgaaaatataaatggaaCTCTGCCATCTTACCAACCTGTGCAAGAGGAGgagccacagaaaaaacagCCAG TGACATTTGAGGACAAAAGGAAAGCCAACTATGAGAGGGGAAATATGGAGCTGGAAAAACGCCGACAGGtccttctggagcagcagcagagagaggctgaAAGGAAGGCTCAGAAAGAACGGGAAGAACAGGAGCGAAGAGAGAGGGAACGCCAGGAGCAGGAACGGAAGAGGCAACTGGAAATGGAAAGGCAGCTGGAGAGACAACGAGAGCTGGAGAgacaaagggaagaagaaaggaggaaagaaatagaaaggcGGGAG GCAGCTAAGCAGGAGCTTGAGCGCCAGCGACGACTGGAATGGGAGAGAATCCGTCGCCAAGAGCTTCTTAATCAGCGTAACAGGGAACAAGAAGAAATTGTCAAGCTGACCTCTAAAAAGAAGAGCCTTAATCTTGAATTAGAAGCCCTG ACTGACAAACATCAGCAGATCTCAGGCAGGTTGCAGGATATTCGTAGCAAAAAGCAAATGCGAAAAACTGAGCTGGAGGCTTTGGATAGGAAATATGACCAAGGAATCATGGAAGTCAAGCAACTACAGCAACAGCTTGAG GATTATCAGAATAAACTGATTTATTTAGTTCCTGAAAAGCAGTTGTTAAGTGAAAGGATAAAAAATGCTCAACTTGACAACACTCAGA GTACAGGAGTCAATTCAGTGCACAAGACATCCCAAGAAAAGGAAGAACTATGCCAAAGACTTAAGGAACAGCTAGATGCCCTTGAGAAGGAAACTGCTTCTAAACTTGCTGAAATGGATGAATTTAACAGTCAGCTTAAG TGTGAGAATATGGATGATTCTGTTCTTCAGTGCCTTTTGTCTCTGCTAAGCTGTCTCAACAACCTCTTCCTCTTACTTAAG GACCTGAGGGAACGTTACAGCACACAGCAATTAGccttggagcagctccacaGGATCAAACAGGACAAAATAAGAGAGGTACAAAAAAGAAGAGCTGAACTTGCACAGAAGAAGCGACTGGAAGATGAGGCTGCAAG gaaagcaaaacGGGAGAAGGAGAACCGATGGCAGGAAAATATCcgaagggaagaggaagagaaaaagaagagactgGAGGAAGAACGAATGCAGGAAAAAGTTCAAGAAAAGCTGAAAGCTGAAGAAGCAGCTGCCATgatgagagaaagggaaaacaaacaacagcttcttgcagaggaggagaaaaatagaCAAGCTATGATCTTGAGGGAGGTGGAACAACAAAGGCAGAGGCAACTGGAAGAAgataaaagaaagcaagaacaaATAGCAAAGGAAGCTGAGGAGAGGCGCAAGCAGAATGAGGagataaaaaagataaaagaagcAACCAACTCTCAAGCGGTGGAGAAACACACttctaaaataaacattaatgAAAAGTTTGCAGATCTGTTGAAACCAACAGAGGGCAAAAGTCTTAAGCCACCCTGGAAAAATGAAG GCAATGCAGTTGGTGCTGCGGAGTCGAGGAATTCCATTGCCTTGGTAAATTACAGAGCTTTGTATCCATTTGAGGCAAGGAACCAcgatgagatgagctttaataCTGGAGATGTAATTCAG GTTGATGAAAAAACTGTGGGAGAGCCTGGTTGGCTTTATGGGAGTTTTCAAGGACATTTTGGTTGGTTTCCGTGCAATTATGTAGAAAAAATaccagaaggagaaaaagcttTATCTCCCAAGAAAGCCTTACTTCCTCCTACAGTATCTTTATCTACTACCTCAGCTGCTTCAGA ACCACTTTCACCAAGTAAATCTGCAGAAGAATCTGATTACCAAAacatccccttttccagcctgaatgttaacacagcctggcagcagaAATCAGCTTTTACTCGCACTGTGTCCCCTGGATCTGTTTCACCCATTCATGGACAG GGGCAGCCTATAGATAACCTAAAAGCACAAGCACTTTGCTCTTGGACTGCAAAAAAAGATAACCACTTGAATTTTTCAAAGAATGACATCATCActgtcctggagcagcaggagaactGGTGGTTCGGAGAGGTACATGGAGGAAGGGGTTGGTTTCCAAAGTCCTATGTCAAGCTCTTACCTGGGAGTGAAACCAAGAAAGAGGA acCAGAAGCTATTTATGCAGCTGTAAACAAAAGGCCTAATACCCAGAGTTACACAGCAGGAGAGG AGTACGTTGCACTCTATTCATACTCAAGCTCTGAGCCCGGTGACTTGACGTTCACAGAAGGTGAGGAGATCCTGGTGACCCAGAAGGAAGGGGAATGGTGGACTGGGAGCATTGATAACAGAACTGGAATTTTCCCCTCCAACTACGTCAGACCAAAAGATCCAGAT GCTTCTAGCTATGCTGGCAAAACTGGAACAATAAATAAGAAACCCG aaattgCTCAGGTTACTACTGCCTACACTGCATCAGGAACTGAACAGCTCAGTCTCGCTCCAGGACAGCTGATActtattctgaagaaaaatgccAGTGGATGGTGGCAAGGAGAATTGCAG gcaagagggaaaaagagacagaagggATGGTTCCCTGCCAGCCATGTGAAGCTTCTGGGTCCAAGCAGTGAAAGAACCACATCAGCTGCTCCCTCAG tgTGTCAAGTGATAGCCATGTATGATTACACGGCGAACAATGAGGACGAGCTCAGTTTCTCCAAGGGGCAGCTGATTAATGTGCTGAACAAAGATGATGCTGACTGGTGGCAAGGAGAAATCAATGGTGTGACAGGTCTCTTCCCCTCAAACTATGTGAAGATGACCACAGATTCTGATCCAAGTCAGCAGT